CGCGGAGCAGCAGGGTCCTCGGGACATGCGTCCCCGGGGAGACCGTCCTCCACGCGGTGACCGTCCTCCGGGCGAGCGCTTCCCTCGGGGAGACCGTCCGCCACGGGGCGATCGTCCGCCTCGAGGTAACGGAGAAGGCCAGTCCAGGTGGGGAGAGCAGGGCGCGAGGCCCTCGGGTCAGCAGGGTCCGCGGGAGCCGCGGCCACAGGGGCGTCCTCCGGAGCGGAGGCGCGAGGGGCCCGAGCGTGGGCCACGACAGGCTCGGGACGGTGGCGGTCCGGTGGTGACGTACAAGGCGCCAGCCACTTCCGCCTCCCCGCCCAAGTCGGAAGACGAGTCCTAGCGGTAGCGGTCCGAGGGCTCCGGTTGGCAGGCCACCTCGAGGAAGGTGGTGCTACGTCCGCGGACCAGGGCCCAGAGACAGCGCAGGAGACAGGTGGCTCCGAACTCCCGGTAGATGAGACCGAGGTTCTCGATCACCTCACGTCCAGTGATGACTCCGCGCATGGCGCACCCCCCTGAGGAGCATCGCCTCCCCTCCTGACGTGCCAGCGAGGCGGAGGATGCTCGCAGGGGCCCTCTGCAAAGGCCTTGCCGAGCCGTTCCTGACAGAAATACAGGGTCTGTCTGCCATTGGACTCGCCAAGCGGCCCGTCTTCCGTCTGGCGATGCACGCCCACCTGTGCCCAGGTTGGTCCCCCTGGCCTGAACCCTGGAGTTCCTACAGGCCCCTTGTGGAAAGGTCGACGGGGGAGCGGCTTCTTCTACATTCGTGGTGCCGTCCTGGCGGGACAGCCGCCTCATCGGCCGCCCCGACAGGGGCCGGGCGTGCGTGCGGCAAATGCCCGGCCGCCGCTTCCACTGCCTGGAGCCTCGTCATGTCCCTGCTTCGATGCCCCCTCGATTGTGCCCGGCTGATGGCGGTCACCACGGCCCTCGCACTCACACCGGCGTATGCGTTGAAGGACGAGGTCGTCATCCGCTCTCCGGAGCCCGGGGAGGTCCGCACGGTGGTGACCGGCCAGGGCGAGGCCGCCAGTGTCGCCTTCCCGGACGGCCCGGCCAGCATGACGCCGCTCTGGCTCGTCGGGATGGTGGACCTGCGGTGGACCTGCGCGGACAGCAAGGCCGTGAGCCTGGAGGTCAAGACGGGCAAGGGGCCGGACGCGAAGCCCCAGAGCTTCGAGCTGCTGCGCAAGCACAACCTCCAGGGCGGCTCGACGCGGACGGTGCTGTACCTGTGGGAGGCCTCCGCGGTGAAGGCCGCCTGCGCGAAGGACGGCGAGGCCCGCGTGGACTCCGTTCCGGTGAGCCTGACCCTCCGCTGCAAGAGCGGCCGGGTCCTCGAGCACACGCAGGTCATCCCCCTTCAGGCCGAGTGCCGGCCCTCCACGCCCTCGCAAGAGGCGGTCACGGGCCTCACCGGCTCCGAGATGGAGCGCAACCGGGGGGTCTATCAACTGATGCTGTCCAAGTTCTCCCGCCAGGAGCCGGATCCCTCCCCGGACGAGCTGCGCCTGGGCGGGAAGAGCACGCTGGAGTTCTCCCGTGTGCGGCCAGGGGGCTTTGTTCCAGAGGTCCAGAGCCTGCGCGTGGTCCGGCTCGACGAGAAGGGCCAGGTCGCCGAGCGTTTCCCGCCCGTCCGCCTGTCTGGCAGTGGAGACGACGCGGAGTTCGTGCCGCGGCTCACCTTCACGCCGAAGGCCGCGGGGCCGGTCCGCTTCGCGTTGGAGGCCGGGTACGCGGATGGCTCGTGGCTGCTCTCCCGGCCGGCCGAGGTCCAGGTGCTGACACCCGCTCAGGTCGCCGCCAAGGCGGCGAAGGAGGTGTCCGGCACCCGGCGCATGGCGTTCTTCAAGGAGCTGGAGGCCCAGATGGGCCAGCTGAAGTGTGGCCCGGAGCTGGTGGAGTGGCTCGAGAAGCAGCCTGTCATCGAGGACGCGGGCTTCACGGAGGGGAACGTCTGGTACACCTTCACCGACGAGGTGACCGGGGTGGCGCACTGCCACTGAACGCCGGACGGGCCCGCCGGCTCAGCGCGCGGTGATCATCACGGGGAGCTCGCCGGAGGGCCGCAGGGTGATGAGCGGCTCGGGCGTGGGCGTGTAGCCGGCCACCATCCTCGGACGGTGGCGCTGCGCGAGTGTCGCGAGGATGAGCGTGCCCTCCATCTGCGCGAAGCTGTTGCCGATGCACTGACGCGGACCGCCGAGGAACGGGAAGTAGGCGTACCTCGGCCTCGCGGCGACCTGCTCGGGCGAGAAGCGGTCCGGCTCGAAGCGCTCGGGGTCCGGCCAGAACTCGGGCAGGCGGTGGGTGAGGTAGGGGCTGATGTCGACGGTCGACCCGCCGAGCAGCTGATAGCCGCAGACCGTGTCGTCCTCCACCACCTTGCGGCTCAGGATGTAGACGGGAGGGTAGAGGCGCATCGTCTCGTCCAGCACCCGGCGCGTGTACACGAGCTTCGGGACATCGTCCGCCGTGGGCAGGCGGCCGCCGAGCACGGAGTCCAGCTCCGCGTGGAGCTTGCGCTCCGCGTCCGGGTTGCGCTCGAGCAGCATCCAGGCCCACGAGAGCGCGGTCGCGGTGGTCTCATGGCCGGCGAGCATCATCGTCAGCACCTCACTCTGAAGGTGCGCGTCATCCATCTGCTCGCCCGTCTCCTCGTCCTTGGCGAGCATGAACATGGAGAGCAGGTCTCCGTGGTCCTCCATGCGCTCGCGGCGCTGGGCGATGACGCGGGTCACCACGTCCCTCAGGGAGCGGTTCGCCTGGCGGTAGGCCCGGTCATAGGCGGTGGGCAGGATGGGAGGGATGAAGCGCAGGGCGCGGAAGCGCTCGGCGGTCTGTTCGCTGATGACGTTGAAGGACGCCGCCACGGCCTGGGTCTCCGCGCGCACGTCGGTTCCGAGCAGCGCCTCGCCGACGATGCGCAGGGTGAGCGCCATCATGTCGCGCCCCGCGTGGCGTGGCTCTCCGGCGCGCTGGGACTCGGCCCAATGCTCCGACAGCTCCGCCGTCGCCTTCACCATGTGGTCCGCCATGGCGGAGATGCGCGCCCGGTGGAAGGCCGGCTGCGCGAGCCTGCGCTGCTTGAGCCACGTCTCGCCGCCGCTCGTGAGCAGGCCATCGCCGATGATGCGGCGGAGCATGGAATAGCTGATGTGCTCCTTGGTGTAGTTCTTCACGTTGTCCTGCAGCACGT
This is a stretch of genomic DNA from Archangium violaceum. It encodes these proteins:
- a CDS encoding cytochrome P450, producing the protein MTATPAVAPSAAPRIPTGPRGHPIFGVMLEARKDVLGWFTRTVAEHGYVAQYRCPWRAYLVTHPDGLKHVLQDNVKNYTKEHISYSMLRRIIGDGLLTSGGETWLKQRRLAQPAFHRARISAMADHMVKATAELSEHWAESQRAGEPRHAGRDMMALTLRIVGEALLGTDVRAETQAVAASFNVISEQTAERFRALRFIPPILPTAYDRAYRQANRSLRDVVTRVIAQRRERMEDHGDLLSMFMLAKDEETGEQMDDAHLQSEVLTMMLAGHETTATALSWAWMLLERNPDAERKLHAELDSVLGGRLPTADDVPKLVYTRRVLDETMRLYPPVYILSRKVVEDDTVCGYQLLGGSTVDISPYLTHRLPEFWPDPERFEPDRFSPEQVAARPRYAYFPFLGGPRQCIGNSFAQMEGTLILATLAQRHRPRMVAGYTPTPEPLITLRPSGELPVMITAR